One Vigna unguiculata cultivar IT97K-499-35 chromosome 7, ASM411807v1, whole genome shotgun sequence genomic region harbors:
- the LOC114189574 gene encoding uncharacterized protein LOC114189574, translated as MAMNSTKSNNFSTTLFPLLASNAVQKSEALTVKGMSQLGLNQRVKSLRKISLATKRRPVMFHGGLSAAEKGKGKEVLRAHFSGLSPTSLRVDGGDTESILRASKIVREKLEHAVCNTRTQESNKKAKEMLQAKLLSASAFTSESDSVGETSSTQLAIIAPTQRGSFMNHFAYPFPNCSSSHLSQADTEVDKSITLCATPLSVCFPHESVYGAKKTRNRSVGEAVEDVCGGRDDESEYDGRMHSNPYKKNGPYTCPKCGCVFETSQRFAAHVSSRHYRYETKSERKKRMMAKIRRRSLRLEWENGALTVVADDAPRTNSSVFGFAGNNTNVAPATAPVEVKIENESGVRLQLAPPPGWSKVTAATPQSAGAVRIKMEPLDN; from the coding sequence ATGGCCATGAACTCGACCAAGTCCAACAACTTTAGCACCACCCTCTTCCCTCTCTTGGCTTCAAACGCAGTGCAAAAAAGCGAAGCTTTAACGGTGAAAGGAATGAGCCAACTTGGGTTGAACCAAAGGGTCAAGAGTCTCAGAAAAATCTCATTGGCCACGAAAAGAAGACCAGTGATGTTTCATGGCGGACTTAGCGCCGCTGAAAAAGGGAAGGGAAAAGAGGTTCTGAGGGCTCACTTTTCGGGTCTGTCACCAACCTCACTACGTGTTGATGGTGGCGACACTGAGAGCATCTTAAGAGCGAGTAAGATAGTGAGAGAAAAACTGGAGCATGCAGTTTGCAACACTCGCACTCAGGAGAGTAATAAGAAAGCCAAGGAAATGCTGCAAGCCAAACTCCTCTCTGCTTCAGCATTCACTTCTGAAAGTGATTCTGTTGGTGAAACTTCGTCAACACAACTAGCGATTATTGCACCAACCCAAAGGGGAAGTTTTATGAACCATTTTGCTTATCCCTTTCCCAACTGTAGCAGTTCCCATTTGTCGCAGGCAGACACTGAGGTTGATAAAAGCATTACCCTTTGTGCAACTCCATTGAGTGTTTGTTTTCCCCACGAAAGCGTTTATGGGGCGAAGAAGACGAGAAACAGAAGCGTGGGTGAAGCGGTTGAGGATGTTTGTGGCGGCAGGGACGATGAGAGCGAATACGATGGTCGGATGCACAGCAATCCGTACAAGAAGAACGGGCCGTACACGTGTCCGAAGTGCGGGTGCGTGTTTGAGACGTCGCAGCGGTTTGCGGCGCACGTGAGTTCGAGGCACTACAGGTACGAGACGAAGAGTGAGAGGAAGAAGAGAATGATGGCGAAAATACGGAGGAGGAGTCTGCGTCTTGAATGGGAAAACGGTGCACTCACTGTTGTTGCTGACGATGCTCCCAGAACAAATAGCAGTGTCTTTGGTTTTGCAGGAAACAATACCAACGTTGCTCCTGCTACTGCTCCTGTTGAAGTGAAGATTGAAAATGAGAGTGGTGTGAGGCTTCAGCTTGCTCCTCCTCCTGGGTGGTCAAAAGTAACTGCTGCTACACCACAATCTGCTGGAGCTGTCAGAATAAAAATGGAGCCATTAGACAATTGA